In one Motacilla alba alba isolate MOTALB_02 chromosome 7, Motacilla_alba_V1.0_pri, whole genome shotgun sequence genomic region, the following are encoded:
- the MAP2 gene encoding microtubule-associated protein 2 isoform X9 codes for MAEDRKDEAKAPHWTSGQLTEASSHPHSPEIKDQGGASAGLVRSANGFPYREDEELRLGSHEQPGTYAQTKENGINGELSSGSRETAEEVSARIVQVVTAEAVAVLKGEQEKEAQHKDQPGSLPLAVEESANLPPSPPPSPASEQTGVLEEDLLAATKMEFRVQEGTCPFAAEPLDTKQRESGKDNKTVEQPKYDALVPQSAKTEAADKKDSESKDKETMLSPPSEWILKTDSQKKGEASFAEPAAKPPAPQEQEHLSSQLPEVSRAEERTAGVPSSTNEVMAIKFQDNLKDIQGGAISHGESSLLLPEPKAEAAKSELPSGPSPALPQELSLKDSFKTHQELTDQLFAKDLSKDEQIHRDRTLSLQEVSAVTVDGLKTPSTPKIPPWGEEKDMTKDESDEEERYDFYDKGEARILDDGKITTKSEVKTVSPDKTDFQKDGEAKKSADSLKAEKETDQSGLSAAADVKKEAQQSTRVPPAKLSQELTLEKTAEHPDTAQLSRVTEKAPEAPGLTTEKTPTLEASQDKAVKKDTEEGKTSLAAPYQMKEEEDQSGMSKYFETSALKEEAFKADGLKQSSDYYELSDTKESKYEPYQRGPLIPEDEEEEEEEELQTELNQQQNVHAREMGYSTLAQSYTPDTSEEPSSPTERMFTIDPKVYGDKRELHSKNKDDLTLSRSLGLGGRSAIEQRSMSINLPMSCLDSIALGFSFGRAHDLSPLASDILTNTSGSMDEGDDYLPATTPALEKAPCFPIESREEDEHTEEEKVMVEEKVQPETLAEPSFQAKDYYKNGAVLAPDLPEMLDLAGTRSRLASVSADAEVAQKKPVPSDTVVEDSSTALPPVTNENHVILKAESQLEDLGYCVFNKYTVPLPSPVQDSENLTSETCPFYEGTDEKLRRGLAPDLSLIEVKLAAAEKSKEDFLSERDSGQHGESTLVRDFEEEKKEKLDTVLEKSEDQADSKQVCPIKGAEPEKTRAEAVLERKEESVASKVHLPADTMYDRTSASEIAIEKDSICLLLEKEKTLSVVPEIAEIAEIEAPIKPDYNAIKHDMEVAARRADQEYQSKLDTKISEVVSLPLGKDKASLKKAEPEPKDTQQKEETIFSREAKDADVLSKMEPSYAKDSTKLSEIEIKEKVTKPDLVHQEAVDKEESYESSGEHDQAQESLNGESVKPEDIKAEHPKPPVSGEEMPTQLPAKGASVELLFPKAEPLREEPAEVQMESIPQLVEGAEETLDRAVKPTETQKLLPCELAAGAPKEEEYEEEEVEAGQEAKEEDKQHLVSEMPPEFGEPRAEEMGAKGSPEALPELKGIIESVVTVEDDFITVVQTTVDEGESASHSVRFAATQQEDIETGDSQAEEELDLEEVEVEPKEGSREAPASPQREEILLTNYKTETCDDYKDETTIDDSIMDTDSLWADTQDDDRSIMTEQLETVPKEEKAERELRRSSLDKHKKEKPFKTGRGRISTPERKIAKKEPSTLSRDEVRRKKAVYKKAELAKKTEVQGHSPSRKIILKPAIKYTRPTHLSCVKRKQTAAGGETNQAPAVFKQAKEKLSTASLSKIPASKSRAKSLLPPRPSSACSLTTKRATCLDTDSFFVRPSSAGPRDSKSDAKDGVSKSPEKRSSLPRPSSILPPRRGVSGDRDREENSLSLTSSLSSSVRRTTRSEPIRSRTGKSGTSTPTTPGSTAITPGTPPSYASRTPGTPGTPSYSRTPHTPGTPKSAILVPTEKKVAIIRTPPKSPATPKQLRVINQPLPDLKNVRSKIGSTDNIKYQPKGGQVQIVTKKIDLSHVTSKCGSLKNIHHKPGGGRVKIESVKLDFKEKAQAKVGSLENAHHVPGGGNVKIDSQKLNFREHAKARVDHGAEIITQSPGRSSMASPRRLSNVSSSGSINLLESPQLATLAEDVTAALAKQGL; via the exons ATTTACTTGCAGCCACGAAGATGGAATTCCGTGTCCAGGAGGGCACATGCCCTTTTGCAGCAGAACCATTAGACACAAAGCAACGTGAATCTGGGAAGGACAATAAGACTGTTGAGCAACCTAAATACGATGCCTTAGTTCCACAGTCAGCAAAAACAGAGGCTGCAGATAAAAAGGATTCAGAGAgcaaagacaaagaaacaatGCTTTCACCTCCATCAGAATGGATCTTGAAAACTGATTCACAGAAGAAAGGGGAAGCCAGTTTTGCAGAACCTGCTGCtaagcctcctgctcctcaagAACAAGAGCACTTGTCATCTCAGCTGCCTGAAGtgagcagggcagaagaaaggaCTGCAGGTGTGCCCTCATCAACCAACGAAGTTATggctatcaaatttcaagacAACCTCAAAGATATCCAAGGTGGTGCCATCAGCCATGGTGAAAGTTCTCTATTGCTACCAGAACCCAAGGCAGAAGCAGCCAAAAGTGAACTTCCTTCAGGCccatctcctgctctcccccagGAGCTTTCACTCAAAGACAGTTTCAAAACACATCAGGAACTCACTGACCAACTGTTTGCCAAAGACCTCAGTAAAGATGAACAGATCCACAGAGACAGGACATTATCTCTCCAAGAAGTCTCAGCAGTAACTGTAGATGGATTGAAAACTCCAagcaccccaaaaatccctccatggggagaggaaaaggacaTGACTAAGGATGAGAGCGATGAAGAGGAAAGGTACGACTTCTATGATAAAGGGGAGGCTCGAATATTAGATGATGGTAAAATTACCACAAAATCAGAAGTTAAGACAGTTTCCCCAGACAAAACAGACTTTCAGAAGGATGGTGAAGCTAAAAAGTCAGCTGATAGtctcaaagcagaaaaagaaacgGACCAAAGtgggctctcagcagcagcagatgtgaAAAAGGAGGCACAGCAAAGCACACGGGTACCCCCAGCTAAGTTAAGCCAGGAACTGACCCTTGAGAAAACAGCAGAGCACCCTGATACCGCTCAGTTATCCAGAGTAACAGAGAAAGCCCCTGAGGCACCAGGTTTAACCACTGAGAAGACTCCTACTCTAGAAGCTTCTCAAGACAAAGCTGTTAAAAAAGATACTGAGGAGGGTAAGACAAGTCTTGCAGCTCCTTATCAAATGAAAGAAGAGGAGGATCAGTCAGGAATGTCAAAGTATTTTGAAACCTCTGCTCTGAAAGAGGAAGCCTTCAAAGCAGATGGTCTGAAACAAAGCAGTGATTACTATGAGCTAAGTGACACTAAAGAGAGTAAATATGAGCCTTATCAGAGAGGTCCTCTAATACCtgaagatgaagaggaggaggaagaggaagaattaCAGACAGAATTAAATCAGCAGCAGAATGTGCATGCTCGTGAAATGGGGTACAGTACCCTGGCTCAGAGCTATACACCAGACACATCTGAAGAACCCAGTTCTCCAACAGAAAGAATGTTCACTATTGACCCCAAAGTGTACGGGGATAAGAGAGAActtcacagtaaaaataaagatgacCTAACTCTGAGCAGGAGCTTGGGACTTGGGGGGAGATCCGCAATTGAACAGAGAAGTATGTCTATTAACTTGCCCATGTCCTGTCTGGATTCAATAGCCCTAGGATTTAGTTTTGGTCGTGCACATGATCTTTCTCCCCTCGCTTCAGATATTCTAACTAACACTAGTGGAAGTATGGATGAAGGTGATGACTACTTGCCAGCAACCACACCAGCGTTGGAGAAGGCCCCCTGCTTCCCCATtgaaagcagagaggaagacgagcacacagaagaagaaaaagtgatGGTAGAAGAAAAAGTCCAGCCTGAGACCTTGGCTGAACCATCTTTCCAGGCCAAAGATTACTACAAAAATGGGGCTGTCCTGGCTCCTGACCTGCCTGAAATGTTAGACTTGGCAGGGACAAGATCTAGATTAGCCTCTGTGAGTGCAGATGCTGAGGTGGCACAGAAGAAGCCAGTTCCTTCTGACACTGTTGTGgaagacagcagcacagccctgccacctgtgacaaatGAAAACCATGTAATTCTGAAAGCTGAAAGTCAGCTGGAAGACTTGGGCTACTGTGTTTTCAATAAGTACACAGTACCACTCCCTTCTCCAGTTCAGGACAGTGAGAATTTAACGAGTGAAACCTGTCCCTTCTACGAAGGCACAGATGAAAAACTGAGACGTGGCCTCGCTCCTGACTTGTCTTTAATAGAAGTgaagctggcagctgctgaaaaatcaaaagaagaCTTCCTCAGTGAAAGAGATTCAGGTCAGCATGGTGAGTCCACTCTGGTGAGGGACtttgaggaggagaaaaaagagaaactggaTACTGTGCTAGAAAAAAGTGAAGATCAAGCTGACTCTAAACAGGTCTGTCCCATTAAAGGAGCAGAACCAGAGAAGACAAGAGCTGAGGCAGTGttagaaaggaaagaagaaagcgTGGCTAGTAAAGTTCATTTACCTGCCGATACAATGTATGACAGAACTTCTGCTTCAGAGATAGCAATAGAAAAGGATTCTATTTGTTTGTTGTTGGAGAAGGAGAAGACTCTAAGTGTTGTTCCTGAGATAGCTGAGATAGCTGAGATAGAAGCTCCAATTAAACCAGATTACAATGCAATTAAACACGATATGGAGGTAGCTGCAAGGAGAGCTGACCAAGAATATCAGAGTAAGTTAGACACTAAGATCAGTGAGGTTGTTTCTCTTCCATTAGGGAAGGACAAAGCCTCTCTTAAAAAAGCAGAGCCTGAACCCAAAGACACTCAGCAGAAAGAGGAGACCATCTTCTCCAGAGAAGCAAAGGATGCAGATGTACTTTCCAAGATGGAGCCGAGTTATGCAAAGGACAGCACCAAACTGTCAGAAATTGAAATTAAGGAAAAAGTAACTAAGCCAGATCTGGTACATCAAGAGGCAGTTGATAAGGAGGAATCCTATGAATCTAGTGGAGAGCATGATCAAGCCCAAGAAAGTTTGAATGGAGAATCTGTGAAACCAGAGGATATCAAAGCAGAACATCCAAAACCTCCCGTGTCTGGGGAGGAGATGCCTACACAGTTACCAGCTAAGGGGGCTTCTGTGGAGCTCCTCTTTCCAAAAGCTGAGCCTCTCCGGGAGGAACCTGCTGAGGTTCAGATGGAGAGCATACCACAACTTGTAGAAGGAGCTGAAGAGACTCTTGATAGAGCTGTGAAACCTACAGAAACCCaaaagctgctgccatgtgaACTGGCAGCTGGAGCCCCGAAAGAGGAAGAATATGAGGAAGAAGAGGTGGAAGCAGGGCAAGAAGCAAAAGAAGAGGATAAACAGCATCTTGTATCAGAAATGCCCCCAGAGTTTGGCGAGCCTCGTGCAGAAGAAATGGGAGCCAAGGGTAGCCCAGAAGCCCTGCCTGAGCTGAAAGGCATTATTGAATCAGTAGTGACAGTGGAGGATGACTTTATCACAGTGGTGCAGACAACAGTTGATGAGGGTGAATCCGCTTCTCACAGCGTGCGCTTCGCTGCTACTCAGCAGGAAGACATTGAAACAGGAGACTCCCAGGCTGAGGAGGAGCTAGATCTTGAAGAAGTGGAAGTTGAGCCCAAGGAAGGCTCCCGAGAGGCTCCTGCTTCACCCCAGAGAGAAGAAATCCTGCTCACTAACTACAAAACAGAGACGTGCGATGATTACAAAGATGAAACAACAATTGATGACTCCATCATGGACACAGACAGTCTCTGGGCAGACACTCAAG ATGATGATAGGAGCATCATGACTGAACAGTTAGAGACTGTTCCTaaagaggagaaagcagagagagaatTGCGAAGATCATCTCTTGATAAgcataaaaaagagaaaccttTTAAAACTGGGAGAGGCAGGATTTCTActcctgaaaggaaaatagCTAAAAAGGAACCTAGCACACTCTCCAGAGATgaagtgagaaggaaaaaag CAGTGTATAAGAAAGCTGAACTTGCTAAAAAAACTGAAGTTCAGGGCCACTCTCCctccaggaaaataattttaaaacctgcTATCAAATATACTAGACCAACTCATCTCTCCTGTGTTAAACGGAAGCAGACAG CAGCAGGTGGTGAAACAAACCAGGCTCCTGCTGTATTTaaacaagcaaaggaaaaactcTCA ACTGCCTCTTTGTCAAAGATTCCTGCCTCAAAGTCTAGAGCAAAGTCATTGCTTCCTCCAAGACCCAGCTCAGCTTGCTCATTAACCACTAAAAGGGCCACATGTCTGGATACAGACAGTTTTTTTGTTCGGCCCTCCTCTGCAGGCCCAAGAGACTCAAAATCAGATGCTAAG GATGGAGTAAGCAAGAGCCCTGAGAAGCGTTCATCTCTACCAAGGCCTTCCTCTATCCTTCCTCCTCGCCGAGGTGTTTcaggagacagagacagagaggagAACTCCCTCTCCCTCacatcttctctttcttcttcagtaCGACGGACTACCC GATCAGAGCCAATTCGTAGCAGAACGGGAAAAAGTGGAACTTCTACCCCCACTACTCCTGGCTCCACTGCCATCACTCCAGGGACACCACCAAGCTATGCCTCCCGTACCCCAGGCACTCCAGGGACACCCAGTTACTCCAGAACTCCCCACACTCCTGGGACCCCCAAATCGGCAATACTGGTACCTACTGAGAAAAAAGTTGCCATAATTCGCACTCCTCCTAAATCTCCAGCCACTCCAAAGCAGCTACGAGTTATTAATCAGCCTCTACCTGACCTCAAGAATGTCAGGTCCAAAATTGGGTCAACAGATAATATCAAATACCAGCCTAAAGGAGGGCAG GTACAAATTGTAACCAAGAAGATTGACTTGAGTCATGTGACTTCCAAGTGTGGCTCACTCAAGAATATCCACCACAAACCAG gagGTGGGCGTGTGAAAATTGAGAGTGTGAAACtggatttcaaagaaaaagctCAGGCTAAAGTTGGTTCACTGGAAAATGCCCACCATGTACCTGGTGGTGGTAATGTCAAG ATTGACAGCCAGAAGCTGAACTTCAGAGAGCACGCCAAGGCCCGTGTTGACCACGGGGCTGAGATCATCACGCAGTCACCAGGCAGGTCCAGCATGGCCTCGCCACGCAGACTCAGCAACGTCTCATCCTCTGGAAGCATCAACCTGCTCGAATCACCCCAGCTTGCTACCCTTGCTGAAGATGTCACAGCAGCCCTTGCCAAGCAGGGGTTATGA
- the MAP2 gene encoding microtubule-associated protein 2 isoform X16, with protein MAEDRKDEAKAPHWTSGQLTEASSHPHSPEIKDQGGASAGLVRSANGFPYREDEELRLGSHEQPGTYAQTKENGINGELSSGSRETAEEVSARIVQVVTAEAVAVLKGEQEKEAQHKDQPGSLPLAVEESANLPPSPPPSPASEQTGVLEEDLLAATKMEFRVQEGTCPFAAEPLDTKQRESGKDNKTVEQPKYDALVPQSAKTEAADKKDSESKDKETMLSPPSEWILKTDSQKKGEASFAEPAAKPPAPQEQEHLSSQLPEVSRAEERTAGVPSSTNEVMAIKFQDNLKDIQGGAISHGESSLLLPEPKAEAAKSELPSGPSPALPQELSLKDSFKTHQELTDQLFAKDLSKDEQIHRDRTLSLQEVSAVTVDGLKTPSTPKIPPWGEEKDMTKDESDEEERYDFYDKGEARILDDGKITTKSEVKTVSPDKTDFQKDGEAKKSADSLKAEKETDQSGLSAAADVKKEAQQSTRVPPAKLSQELTLEKTAEHPDTAQLSRVTEKAPEAPGLTTEKTPTLEASQDKAVKKDTEEGKTSLAAPYQMKEEEDQSGMSKYFETSALKEEAFKADGLKQSSDYYELSDTKESKYEPYQRGPLIPEDEEEEEEEELQTELNQQQNVHAREMGYSTLAQSYTPDTSEEPSSPTERMFTIDPKVYGDKRELHSKNKDDLTLSRSLGLGGRSAIEQRSMSINLPMSCLDSIALGFSFGRAHDLSPLASDILTNTSGSMDEGDDYLPATTPALEKAPCFPIESREEDEHTEEEKVMVEEKVQPETLAEPSFQAKDYYKNGAVLAPDLPEMLDLAGTRSRLASVSADAEVAQKKPVPSDTVVEDSSTALPPVTNENHVILKAESQLEDLGYCVFNKYTVPLPSPVQDSENLTSETCPFYEGTDEKLRRGLAPDLSLIEVKLAAAEKSKEDFLSERDSGQHGESTLVRDFEEEKKEKLDTVLEKSEDQADSKQVCPIKGAEPEKTRAEAVLERKEESVASKVHLPADTMYDRTSASEIAIEKDSICLLLEKEKTLSVVPEIAEIAEIEAPIKPDYNAIKHDMEVAARRADQEYQSKLDTKISEVVSLPLGKDKASLKKAEPEPKDTQQKEETIFSREAKDADVLSKMEPSYAKDSTKLSEIEIKEKVTKPDLVHQEAVDKEESYESSGEHDQAQESLNGESVKPEDIKAEHPKPPVSGEEMPTQLPAKGASVELLFPKAEPLREEPAEVQMESIPQLVEGAEETLDRAVKPTETQKLLPCELAAGAPKEEEYEEEEVEAGQEAKEEDKQHLVSEMPPEFGEPRAEEMGAKGSPEALPELKGIIESVVTVEDDFITVVQTTVDEGESASHSVRFAATQQEDIETGDSQAEEELDLEEVEVEPKEGSREAPASPQREEILLTNYKTETCDDYKDETTIDDSIMDTDSLWADTQDDDRSIMTEQLETVPKEEKAERELRRSSLDKHKKEKPFKTGRGRISTPERKIAKKEPSTLSRDEVRRKKAVYKKAELAKKTEVQGHSPSRKIILKPAIKYTRPTHLSCVKRKQTAAGGETNQAPAVFKQAKEKLSDGVSKSPEKRSSLPRPSSILPPRRGVSGDRDREENSLSLTSSLSSSVRRTTRSEPIRSRTGKSGTSTPTTPGSTAITPGTPPSYASRTPGTPGTPSYSRTPHTPGTPKSAILVPTEKKVAIIRTPPKSPATPKQLRVINQPLPDLKNVRSKIGSTDNIKYQPKGGQVQIVTKKIDLSHVTSKCGSLKNIHHKPGGGRVKIESVKLDFKEKAQAKVGSLENAHHVPGGGNVKIDSQKLNFREHAKARVDHGAEIITQSPGRSSMASPRRLSNVSSSGSINLLESPQLATLAEDVTAALAKQGL; from the exons ATTTACTTGCAGCCACGAAGATGGAATTCCGTGTCCAGGAGGGCACATGCCCTTTTGCAGCAGAACCATTAGACACAAAGCAACGTGAATCTGGGAAGGACAATAAGACTGTTGAGCAACCTAAATACGATGCCTTAGTTCCACAGTCAGCAAAAACAGAGGCTGCAGATAAAAAGGATTCAGAGAgcaaagacaaagaaacaatGCTTTCACCTCCATCAGAATGGATCTTGAAAACTGATTCACAGAAGAAAGGGGAAGCCAGTTTTGCAGAACCTGCTGCtaagcctcctgctcctcaagAACAAGAGCACTTGTCATCTCAGCTGCCTGAAGtgagcagggcagaagaaaggaCTGCAGGTGTGCCCTCATCAACCAACGAAGTTATggctatcaaatttcaagacAACCTCAAAGATATCCAAGGTGGTGCCATCAGCCATGGTGAAAGTTCTCTATTGCTACCAGAACCCAAGGCAGAAGCAGCCAAAAGTGAACTTCCTTCAGGCccatctcctgctctcccccagGAGCTTTCACTCAAAGACAGTTTCAAAACACATCAGGAACTCACTGACCAACTGTTTGCCAAAGACCTCAGTAAAGATGAACAGATCCACAGAGACAGGACATTATCTCTCCAAGAAGTCTCAGCAGTAACTGTAGATGGATTGAAAACTCCAagcaccccaaaaatccctccatggggagaggaaaaggacaTGACTAAGGATGAGAGCGATGAAGAGGAAAGGTACGACTTCTATGATAAAGGGGAGGCTCGAATATTAGATGATGGTAAAATTACCACAAAATCAGAAGTTAAGACAGTTTCCCCAGACAAAACAGACTTTCAGAAGGATGGTGAAGCTAAAAAGTCAGCTGATAGtctcaaagcagaaaaagaaacgGACCAAAGtgggctctcagcagcagcagatgtgaAAAAGGAGGCACAGCAAAGCACACGGGTACCCCCAGCTAAGTTAAGCCAGGAACTGACCCTTGAGAAAACAGCAGAGCACCCTGATACCGCTCAGTTATCCAGAGTAACAGAGAAAGCCCCTGAGGCACCAGGTTTAACCACTGAGAAGACTCCTACTCTAGAAGCTTCTCAAGACAAAGCTGTTAAAAAAGATACTGAGGAGGGTAAGACAAGTCTTGCAGCTCCTTATCAAATGAAAGAAGAGGAGGATCAGTCAGGAATGTCAAAGTATTTTGAAACCTCTGCTCTGAAAGAGGAAGCCTTCAAAGCAGATGGTCTGAAACAAAGCAGTGATTACTATGAGCTAAGTGACACTAAAGAGAGTAAATATGAGCCTTATCAGAGAGGTCCTCTAATACCtgaagatgaagaggaggaggaagaggaagaattaCAGACAGAATTAAATCAGCAGCAGAATGTGCATGCTCGTGAAATGGGGTACAGTACCCTGGCTCAGAGCTATACACCAGACACATCTGAAGAACCCAGTTCTCCAACAGAAAGAATGTTCACTATTGACCCCAAAGTGTACGGGGATAAGAGAGAActtcacagtaaaaataaagatgacCTAACTCTGAGCAGGAGCTTGGGACTTGGGGGGAGATCCGCAATTGAACAGAGAAGTATGTCTATTAACTTGCCCATGTCCTGTCTGGATTCAATAGCCCTAGGATTTAGTTTTGGTCGTGCACATGATCTTTCTCCCCTCGCTTCAGATATTCTAACTAACACTAGTGGAAGTATGGATGAAGGTGATGACTACTTGCCAGCAACCACACCAGCGTTGGAGAAGGCCCCCTGCTTCCCCATtgaaagcagagaggaagacgagcacacagaagaagaaaaagtgatGGTAGAAGAAAAAGTCCAGCCTGAGACCTTGGCTGAACCATCTTTCCAGGCCAAAGATTACTACAAAAATGGGGCTGTCCTGGCTCCTGACCTGCCTGAAATGTTAGACTTGGCAGGGACAAGATCTAGATTAGCCTCTGTGAGTGCAGATGCTGAGGTGGCACAGAAGAAGCCAGTTCCTTCTGACACTGTTGTGgaagacagcagcacagccctgccacctgtgacaaatGAAAACCATGTAATTCTGAAAGCTGAAAGTCAGCTGGAAGACTTGGGCTACTGTGTTTTCAATAAGTACACAGTACCACTCCCTTCTCCAGTTCAGGACAGTGAGAATTTAACGAGTGAAACCTGTCCCTTCTACGAAGGCACAGATGAAAAACTGAGACGTGGCCTCGCTCCTGACTTGTCTTTAATAGAAGTgaagctggcagctgctgaaaaatcaaaagaagaCTTCCTCAGTGAAAGAGATTCAGGTCAGCATGGTGAGTCCACTCTGGTGAGGGACtttgaggaggagaaaaaagagaaactggaTACTGTGCTAGAAAAAAGTGAAGATCAAGCTGACTCTAAACAGGTCTGTCCCATTAAAGGAGCAGAACCAGAGAAGACAAGAGCTGAGGCAGTGttagaaaggaaagaagaaagcgTGGCTAGTAAAGTTCATTTACCTGCCGATACAATGTATGACAGAACTTCTGCTTCAGAGATAGCAATAGAAAAGGATTCTATTTGTTTGTTGTTGGAGAAGGAGAAGACTCTAAGTGTTGTTCCTGAGATAGCTGAGATAGCTGAGATAGAAGCTCCAATTAAACCAGATTACAATGCAATTAAACACGATATGGAGGTAGCTGCAAGGAGAGCTGACCAAGAATATCAGAGTAAGTTAGACACTAAGATCAGTGAGGTTGTTTCTCTTCCATTAGGGAAGGACAAAGCCTCTCTTAAAAAAGCAGAGCCTGAACCCAAAGACACTCAGCAGAAAGAGGAGACCATCTTCTCCAGAGAAGCAAAGGATGCAGATGTACTTTCCAAGATGGAGCCGAGTTATGCAAAGGACAGCACCAAACTGTCAGAAATTGAAATTAAGGAAAAAGTAACTAAGCCAGATCTGGTACATCAAGAGGCAGTTGATAAGGAGGAATCCTATGAATCTAGTGGAGAGCATGATCAAGCCCAAGAAAGTTTGAATGGAGAATCTGTGAAACCAGAGGATATCAAAGCAGAACATCCAAAACCTCCCGTGTCTGGGGAGGAGATGCCTACACAGTTACCAGCTAAGGGGGCTTCTGTGGAGCTCCTCTTTCCAAAAGCTGAGCCTCTCCGGGAGGAACCTGCTGAGGTTCAGATGGAGAGCATACCACAACTTGTAGAAGGAGCTGAAGAGACTCTTGATAGAGCTGTGAAACCTACAGAAACCCaaaagctgctgccatgtgaACTGGCAGCTGGAGCCCCGAAAGAGGAAGAATATGAGGAAGAAGAGGTGGAAGCAGGGCAAGAAGCAAAAGAAGAGGATAAACAGCATCTTGTATCAGAAATGCCCCCAGAGTTTGGCGAGCCTCGTGCAGAAGAAATGGGAGCCAAGGGTAGCCCAGAAGCCCTGCCTGAGCTGAAAGGCATTATTGAATCAGTAGTGACAGTGGAGGATGACTTTATCACAGTGGTGCAGACAACAGTTGATGAGGGTGAATCCGCTTCTCACAGCGTGCGCTTCGCTGCTACTCAGCAGGAAGACATTGAAACAGGAGACTCCCAGGCTGAGGAGGAGCTAGATCTTGAAGAAGTGGAAGTTGAGCCCAAGGAAGGCTCCCGAGAGGCTCCTGCTTCACCCCAGAGAGAAGAAATCCTGCTCACTAACTACAAAACAGAGACGTGCGATGATTACAAAGATGAAACAACAATTGATGACTCCATCATGGACACAGACAGTCTCTGGGCAGACACTCAAG ATGATGATAGGAGCATCATGACTGAACAGTTAGAGACTGTTCCTaaagaggagaaagcagagagagaatTGCGAAGATCATCTCTTGATAAgcataaaaaagagaaaccttTTAAAACTGGGAGAGGCAGGATTTCTActcctgaaaggaaaatagCTAAAAAGGAACCTAGCACACTCTCCAGAGATgaagtgagaaggaaaaaag CAGTGTATAAGAAAGCTGAACTTGCTAAAAAAACTGAAGTTCAGGGCCACTCTCCctccaggaaaataattttaaaacctgcTATCAAATATACTAGACCAACTCATCTCTCCTGTGTTAAACGGAAGCAGACAG CAGCAGGTGGTGAAACAAACCAGGCTCCTGCTGTATTTaaacaagcaaaggaaaaactcTCA GATGGAGTAAGCAAGAGCCCTGAGAAGCGTTCATCTCTACCAAGGCCTTCCTCTATCCTTCCTCCTCGCCGAGGTGTTTcaggagacagagacagagaggagAACTCCCTCTCCCTCacatcttctctttcttcttcagtaCGACGGACTACCC GATCAGAGCCAATTCGTAGCAGAACGGGAAAAAGTGGAACTTCTACCCCCACTACTCCTGGCTCCACTGCCATCACTCCAGGGACACCACCAAGCTATGCCTCCCGTACCCCAGGCACTCCAGGGACACCCAGTTACTCCAGAACTCCCCACACTCCTGGGACCCCCAAATCGGCAATACTGGTACCTACTGAGAAAAAAGTTGCCATAATTCGCACTCCTCCTAAATCTCCAGCCACTCCAAAGCAGCTACGAGTTATTAATCAGCCTCTACCTGACCTCAAGAATGTCAGGTCCAAAATTGGGTCAACAGATAATATCAAATACCAGCCTAAAGGAGGGCAG GTACAAATTGTAACCAAGAAGATTGACTTGAGTCATGTGACTTCCAAGTGTGGCTCACTCAAGAATATCCACCACAAACCAG gagGTGGGCGTGTGAAAATTGAGAGTGTGAAACtggatttcaaagaaaaagctCAGGCTAAAGTTGGTTCACTGGAAAATGCCCACCATGTACCTGGTGGTGGTAATGTCAAG ATTGACAGCCAGAAGCTGAACTTCAGAGAGCACGCCAAGGCCCGTGTTGACCACGGGGCTGAGATCATCACGCAGTCACCAGGCAGGTCCAGCATGGCCTCGCCACGCAGACTCAGCAACGTCTCATCCTCTGGAAGCATCAACCTGCTCGAATCACCCCAGCTTGCTACCCTTGCTGAAGATGTCACAGCAGCCCTTGCCAAGCAGGGGTTATGA